Part of the Kitasatospora sp. NBC_01266 genome, TGTGGAAGACCTCCGCCATCCCGCCCTCGGCCGCCAGCAGCGCGCGGACGTGCGCCAGGTCGCACCGGCGGGCCGGTGTCTGCCCGGCCAGCAGCAGCCGCCAGCTCGTAGGCCGCCTCCGCACGCCCCTGCTCCGCCCGGATCCAGGCCATCCGGCTCACCCATGTCCAGCTGTCCGGGCCGGCCAGCGCGTCCCGGTGGGCGACCGTCAGCTCCGCACGCAACGCGTCGTCGCTCAGGCCCGCGCCGGAGGCCAGCACCAGCAGTGCCCGCGCGCCGCCGAGTTGCGGCTGGTCGGCCACCCACTGCCGCAGGAGCGGCAGTGCGCGCCCGCTCAGGGCCGCGAGCTCCCGCACCGTGGGATCCGCCACCGACGCACCCGGCACCCCGGCAACCATCACCGCTCCACCTGTCTCAGCTGACGCCGGATCAACCGCTTCAGACGCTGGACATGAAAACGGCGGTGCGGATGATGCCGCTGTTGCCGCAGTGGTTGCGGGGCAGGGTCAACGGCAGCGCGGCATGGTTACCGCTGGCCGTGCCGCTGCCGGCGACAGTGCCGCCCGAGGCCTGCGCACCGCCCTGGTTGGTACAGGCGTTCGCGAACGTCGCGTTCCCGATGCCGACGATGTTGGCGTGCGCGGCCCCGGACGGGACGGGGCTGCCGTTTGGGTACGCAGCAGGCCTCAACCGCCTGCCGCGACCGGGGCGATGGACGTCACATGTTCCACAGGGTGGCGCTCGGCCTCGGCGCGGGACTGAAGTTGACGGGCGGCTGCCATTCTCCCGACTTGAAGAACCGCTCGACGGGTTCCATCCAGGCCCGGTAGTCGATGCCCTTCTTGTCCAGCCAGTCGTCGTTGTAGTACTCGGCGGTGTAGCGGGAGCCGGCGTCGCACAGCACGGTGGCGATCGTTCCCCGCTGACGGTTCGCCTGCATGCCGAGCAGGATCTGCACCGCGCCGAACAGACCGGTCCCGGTCGACGGCCCCGGTTCGATGCCCAGGTACTGCGCGGCCACCCGCATGGTGGCCACCGACGCCGCGTCGTGCACCCGGATCATCCGATTGACCAGTGGGAACAGGAAGGACGGC contains:
- a CDS encoding chaplin family protein is translated as MRPAAYPNGSPVPSGAAHANIVGIGNATFANACTNQGGAQASGGTVAGSGTASGNHAALPLTLPRNHCGNSGIIRTAVFMSSV